From Deltaproteobacteria bacterium:
ACCTCGCCCAGGTCCGCGTAGTCGCTGTTCGCGGAAGCAGCCCCTTTTTCAAGACAGAATATTCCGGCCATAGAGAGTCCCATCCTGAGCATGGTCTCAAGGCACGCGGCGCTAAAGTCCACTCCACCTATGAAGACATGCCTTCTCACGCGGTTAGCTCCCTGAACCTCTTTTTCAGGATTTTTTCGATCCGCGCCTCTTTGATGGCCTCTATAATCTTGCCGCTCGCGTCCCCGTTGCCGTACGGGTTTTCAAGGCCTGCAAGCGTTTCCCTGAAATCCGGCGAAAAGGCTTCTTTGAGGGCCTTCAATATCTCCGTGGACTCAGGCGCCGCATCTATTACATTTGCGGCCCTTATCCTCCCTCCCTGCCTGCCGCCGACGTTTACCACGGGCAGGCCGAAGGAGGGAGCCTCTATGATGCCGCTCGACGAGTTCCCGAGCATTACGGAAGCGGACTTAAGGAGCGACAGGTACGCCACCCTTCCGAGCGAATGGAAGCACCTGGCCGTTTCCGGGTTTCTTTCCGCAAACCTCTCAAGCTCTCCGGAGATTGTGCGTCCGCCTGTATCCGCGTTGGGTAGCGTTATCACCCAGAAAAGGCCTCCTTTGAAATCCGACACGGCCTTCAGGACCTCTCTAAGGCCGCCGGACGGGTCCTCGTCGAGGGTGACCGGATGATATGTGAGTACGCCGATTCCGCGGCCCTTCGGGATGCCGAGCGTTCTATCGACCTCGTCCCGGCCCGATAATTTGATTCTCCGGATGCTATCGAGGCCGGGCGCGCCGGAGCAAACTACTCTCTCAGGGTCCTCGCCCATCTGCACGACCCTTTTCCTGTAAGCCTCGGTCGAGGTGAAATGCAGATGGCTCAGCTTCGTAACGGCATGGCGTATCTGCTCATCTATAAGGCTCTCGGTCGATTCGCCCCCGTGTATATGGGCAATGGGTATCCTGAAGGGCACCGCTGCGGCAGCGGCCGAGAGGACCTCGAACCTGTCTCCCAACAGGACGACCATATCGGGCCTGAGCCTTTCGTATGCCTTTGCAAAGCCCATGACTCCTATGCCCATAGATGCGGCTATCGAGTGCTCGGTATCGGAGCTTAGGAGCATTTCCACTTTCTCGGCTATCGGGAAGCGGTCCATCTCGATCTCCTTAACCGTAAGCCCGAACTCAGGTGAAAGGTGCATGCCCGTAGCTATGAGGCTCAGTTCCAGGGAGCTGTCCTCGTGTATGCCCTTTATTATCCAGTAGAGGAGTCCGTACTCGGCTCTCGTGCCGGTCACGACCGCGACCTTCCGCCTCAAGTCAGACCTCTGCCTCTATGAGCTCGTCAGGGGCGAAGTCCCTTACTGCGGCCGCGCCCACGACCCTGTCCCAGAGCATTGGACTTATGCCGCTCCCCGGCCTTTTGACCGTCAGGTTATCCTTTGAAAGCATCTCGCCTTTTCTTATGGCCCTGGCTGCGACTATGCTCTTCCTGAGAAAAGCCCTGTTCGCCGCCTCTGAGCGGGAAGGCCTCTTAATGCCGTCCCCGAGCGCCTCCTCTATCTTCCTTATGCCTGAAACCATTGCCTTCAATTCTCCGGGCTCAAGCGACGCATTGTGGTCAGGGCCTTCCATCCCCTTATCGAGGGTAAAGTGCTTCTCTATGACCTCTGCGCCGAGCGCGGCCGCCGCCAGCGCCGCCTCTATTCCCGGAGTGTGGTCCGAGTACCCCACCTTTATCTTAAGCGCTTCCCTCAAGGCCGCCATTGCCCGAAGGTTCGCATCCTCCATAGGCGTCGGATATTCGCTATTGCAGTGGAGCGCGGTTATGCGCTCCCTCGGGGTACCTGCGTCTGCAAGGGCCTCTATCGCCTCCCTTACCTCATCCATCTCCGACATGCCTGTCGAGACGAGCACTTCTTTCCCGAGCCCGCCCACCTTCTTGAGATATGGCAGGTTCGTAATCTCTCCGGAAGGCACCTTGAGGATATCGAGGCCGAGGCCGGAAAGGAGGTCTATGCTCTCAAGGTCGAACGGAGTCGAAAGGAACCTTATGCCCCTTTCCCGGCAGCGTTCGATCAAACGGATATGCATTTTCTTATCCAGCTCGTATCTGCGGAGCATATCAAGCTGCGGTCCCTCGTCCGTCGTCTTCACCTGATAATCGGCCTTTTCCGCTCGTCTCGTTACGACTCTTTCCGCGCAGAAGGTCTGGAACTTGACGGCATCCGCCCCGGCCTCGAAAGCCGCGTCCACCATTTCAAGCGCCGTCTCAAGGCTACCGTTATGGTTGACTCCGGCCTCCCCTATTATGAATATGCTCACGTTGCCGGCACCCCCTTCACCAGAATGCCTGGCGGCACCTCATCAATGACCACCGCCCCGGCCGCGATTACCGCGCGCTCCCCGACCCTAACCCCCTGGATAATCGTCGCCCCCGCTCCCACGAACGCGCCATCACTTATTTGGCACCCGCCAGAGACTACCGAGCCCGGAGAGAGGTGCACGTGACTCCCTATCCTGCAGTCGTGCTCGACTATTGCGCCGGTATTTACGATGGTATTTGCGCCTATTTCGGATCCAGCTTGCACCGTGGCAGCGGCCATGACCTGCGCGCCCTCGTTTATGGCAGCGCTCCCGGATATGATTGCCCTGGGATGTATGAGCCGGGGCAGACTGAATCCGGCCCCCTTGAGCATTTTGAAAATCGAGGCGCGCCTTGAGTTGTCTTTCACGCTCCCTACTGCCACGCACGCATTCCGTATGCCGCACGAAAACAACCCCGGAATGAGCTCATCACCTCCGGCGACCTTGACATCTAAGACCAGCGTTCCTGGCGCGAGATTGGGGTCCAGTACAGCCTCCACCTCGAAAGCATCAGATGATGATATAAGCTCCATAAGGACCCTGGCGTGGCCTCCGCCCCCTATGAGCACCAGCCGCTCCTTCATTCGCCCTTGAGCGCGCGGTTTATCTCCGCTGCCACGTGCTCTATCTCATCACTCTTCAGCGCTACTCCACTCGGTATGTTCAGGCAGCTCCTATAAGCCGCTTCCGCGTGCTCTATCCTGTATGCCTGGCAACCCCTGTACATGGGAAGGAGGTGGACCGGCTTCCAGAGGGGCCTCACCTGTATGCCCCTTTCGGTAAGACGCCTGATAAGCGGCCCCCGCCTCTTCTCCCCGACCCTAATTGTGCAGTGCCAGAAATTGCTCCTGGCCCAGGGCTTCTCCCACATGAGCCCGGCACTTTCCATGAGAAGCCTCCTGTAGGACTCGGCGTTCCTCCTCTTGTTAGACACGAACTCTTCGAGGCGCTCCAACTGGGCAACCCCCAGCGCGGCCTGCATATTGGTAAGCCGGTAGTTGTAGCCGACCTCGTCGTGCTCGTACTCGAAGGCGTCCGTCTTGGCCTGCGTCGTAAGGTGCTTTAGCCTTACGGCAAGCGCGCGATCGTCCGTTACGACCATTCCGCCGCCGCCCGTTGTAATAACCTTATTTCCATTGAATGAGAAACACCCTGCCGCGCCGAATGTGCCGGTTTTCTTGCCCATGAACTCCGAGCCCAGGCTCTCGGTTGCGTCCTCTATGACCTCGATATCCCTTCCGAGGCACGCATCCACCAGCTCGTCCATCCTTGCCGGGTGGCCGAAGACATGCACCGGCACGACAGCCTTCACACGCCTTTTTGTCGTCCTGTTATAAGTGAAGCCGTCCTTACCCCTGAAGCACTCATTTTTGAGGAACGTCGCGAGCTTTGCCGTATTCATGCAGAGCGTGTCCGGGTCGCAGTCCATGAATACGGGCTCTGCGCCGCAGTATTTAACAGCGTTCACTGGCGCGACGAATGTTACGGCAGGGACCACGACCTCGTCACCTGGCGCTACCCCCAGCGCTACCATGCTCACATGGAGCGCCGATGTGCCGTTGACGGTAGAGACGGCCTCATGGGCTCCCGTATATGCGGCAACGCTCTTCTCAAAGCGCGTAACGAAAGCGCCTGCTGACGAGACCCAGCCCGTGTCCAGGCACTCTTTCACATACTTCCATTCATTACCCGATATCTCGGGCTCTGAAAGGGCTATTCTGATGGGTGCCGCATCAGATGTTATAGATACCGTGCTTGTAGCCATCCATGTTCTCCGTGGCGCTAAACCACTCGACAGTTTCCCTGAGCCCTTCCTTGAGGGGACGAGCCGGGGACCATCCAGTAAGCTTTTTAAGCCTCTCAACGCTCCCGCAGAGCCTTTCGACCTCGCTCCCCGAGGCCCTAACCCTGTGGTCATCCCTTAGAATCTCCGCGCCCCGGCCCGTAATCTCGGCTATCGTCTCCGCGAGCGCGCGAACCGATATCTCCTGCCCTGTCGCGATGTTGATATCCGTCCCGGGCTTCGCCTCTGATTTCGCTATCCTCACGAAGCCCTCGACCGTGTCCTTGACGTATACGAAATCCCTGGTAGGGTGGAGCGCGCCTAGCTTCAACTCCCTATTCCCTGAGAGTAGCTGGGTTATTATGGTCGGGATTATCGCGCGCGCGGACTGCCTCGGCCCGTAGGTATTGAATGGCCTTGCTATGAGCACGTCCTGGCCAAAGCTCTTTACGAACGACTCGGCAAGGGAGTCCGCGGCTATCTTCGTCGCCGCGTATGGGGATTGCGCCTGCCTGGGGTGCTCCTCGTCCATGGGCGCGTATCTGGCCGTGCCGTAGACCTCGGATGTGGAAGTGACGACGACCCTTTCTACGGAAAGATCCCTTGCGGCCTGCAGCACGTTGAGAGTCCCTTTTATATTAGTGTCCATGTAGCTCTCAGGTGAGCGGTAGCTGTAGGGTATGCCGATGAGAGCCGCAAGGTGAAAGACCGCCTTCGAGCCCTCGACAGCCTTTCTTATGCCGTGCGGGTCCCTTATATCGCCGGTAACGACCTCGACTGACTTCAGCGCCTCGGAAGTGATGCGATCGAGCCAGCCCCAGGAATTAAAAGAGTTATAGCAGACGAACGCCCGCACCTCCGAGCCTTCTTTTAGGAGTCTTTCGACCAAATGGCTACCGATAAAGCCGCACGCCCCTGTCACAAGGACCCTCTTGCCTGAAAGTTTCATACCTGCCATCCTGTCAAAACATCACAGTGAGGACCCCGGCGGTAACCGCTATCTGGTAGAGTATCTGGGTGAGGTCTTTCGTCTCTTTGAGCCACGCTATCTTGTCTACCTTTTCCGGGACCACTATCGTGTCCCCGGGGTCGAGCCGCTCGGACATGAGCCCCCCTGAAAACCAGCTCCTTCTGTCGCTGTCCCACCTTAAGCCCCAGCTCCCGCTGCCGCTCATGGCCGTGCCGTCCACCTTGAGAATGTAGATCGCCTTCCTGTCCGCGTCGGCGGTTATGCCCCCTGATTTTCTGATATAGGAGGATACTGTCGCGTCAGGTTCGTGCACGAACGCCGTCTGGTTAAAGACTGCGCCCATCACCTGGACCTGGTCGGACCGGGACGGCACGAGGAGCTCGTCACCGTCTTCCAGGGCGATGTCGTAGACCGATCCCTCGAAACTTCCGAGGTCTTCGAGCCTTATGCTGATCCTGCCTGACGCCTTTGCGGCCCTGAGCTTCTGTAATAGCGCGATCTTCTGCTCCTTTGCGCTCTGTATCTGCCGGGCCTCATCAGCGCCGAGCGCGCTCATCGCTGAATCGGCCGACTGGCTCAGTATCTTCTGCTCAAACCTGTCTATGGCGTCGTCTATGTTCTTCTGCTGAAGCTTCCGGACCGACTCCCTGCTGAAGACCGCGCCTTTGAGATAGGCGTTATCCGAGAAGCCGCCCGCCCTCCTTATGACCGAGCTCATCGGCTCTCCCTTCCTTATGATATACCGTCCGGGGAAGGCGACCTCCCCCTTGAGCGAAATGTACATCTCGCTCCTCCACTCCGGAATCCTCTTCACATGTATGCTGTCGTTGGGACTGAGGGGCAGGTTATTCGCGGAGTCTCCGGCCAGGGCCCTGGCAAGGTCTATTTTCCTGTGCCTTATCTCATACCTGCCCTCCTCTACGACACCGGAGGCGAGCTCCGCCTCTTTGAGGTAAGCTGAATCGAGGACTCCGCCGGAGGCAAAAATCAGATCCCTTACCGTCCAGTTCGAGGCGTACTCGTACCTGCCGGGCTTTCCGACCTCCCCCTTGATCGAAACGAAACGATTTGGCAAGGTCTCTCGTATGGAATGTATTACGACCCGGTCGTCCGGCCGGAGCCTCAAATTATGCTCCTCGTCAGACGCCATCGCCTTTGAGAGATTGCGCTCCATTGATTCGATTGCCCGCGTCTCGGGGTCCGTCCTGTACACTTCGAACCCGCCCGACGAAGCCTCCGGCGTGAGACCGCCGGTAAGGAGGACCAGGTCCCTGACTGTGAGATTATCCCTGTATTCGAGCTCGCACCGGGTCCGCTTATCCTCATATCGGGCCTCCTCCAACCGGTCCTGGTCCTTCTGCCGACTTTCTTTCGCATCACGCGCCAGGGTTTCCAGCTCAGGCTTGACTATCTCCCGGCCGGGTCTTTCTTCGGCTCTATAGTCTGTTCCTTCCCGCTTTAGATCCTTTTTCAAGCCTTCCTGATCATCATGTTTCTGCCCGGGTGTTTCATTTCTCTTCTGTTCAGGGGCAGTCCGCTTTCCCTCCCTTTCCAGCCGATCCACCGCTTTTTCCTTACTATCCCTGGCTTCAAGCACGAAATCAGAGCTGCACCTTACATCGCCTTCCAGCGCTACCCTGGGCCTTTCGGAGAAGAACCACCTGGAGAAAACAAATACCGTGTCCCTGGGCTCAAGGAGGGGGTCATCTTTTCCGGAAAAGACCGACGCGAGGCTGAACGGGACCAGTTCCTGGTTCATCTCCGGCGGCCTCAGCCTTTTTATGAGCCCGTAATCGAGATGGGCCTCTTCATCGACGTCGCCCTCGCTTTTTATTATGTCACCGAGTCTCATGCCGTCCTTGAGCTCGTATTTCCCCGGCCTTTTGACCTTGCCGCGGACGAAGACCGCGTTAGCGTCCTTCTCCGTTATCGCGAAGACCTTTACGAGGTCGCCGTCCTGGAGCTTGAAATTGCCCGCAGCGCCCCTGTCTTCCGCGTTTATATCGATAACGGTTCTTTTTTTATTCCCGTCAAGCCTCTCAACCTGCACCCTCTGCGTGAACGCCGTCGGTATGGCCCCGCCCGCGACCTCCATGACTCCCGCAAGGTCGAAGACGCGGTCCAGCTCGTAGACCGCGGGCCTTTTTACGTTCCCCGCCACCCCCACGAGCGGCCCGACAGGAGGGACGAATATGACGTCGCCGCTCTGGAGCCTTCTGTCCATGGAGTTGTCGCCCTTCAAAAGGAGGTCGTAGAGGTCCATGGAAGCTATAGCCTTTCCGCCGCGCTTAAGCTCGATATTCCTCAAAGAGCCAATGGACGAGGGGCCGCCCGAGAGCATGAGCGCGCCGGTAAGGGTCGACATGCCGTTCACTACGTAGGCCCCCGGCTTTTTCACCTCGCCGAGGACAAAGACCTGTATGCTCCTGAACTTCCCCATCGTGATGCTCGCCTCGGTGCCTATCGCGCCCCTTATGCGGCCTGAAAGGGCCTTCTTCATCTCAGCGAACGTCAAGCCGCCGACCTGGACCGGCCCTATATCCGGTATGTGCACCGTTCCTTCCCGGCTCACGGTAAGCGCGTACTGTCCGCTCATCCTGCCCCAGATGAGGACGTTCATCTCGTCGCCGGGCCCGATCACGTAATCCGAGGCGACCGGAGCGTCCTGCAAAAGCACCGCCTGGTTCGCCTTGAAGAGCTCGTAGCCGAACGGGTCGAGGCTGGTTGAGACCTCGAGGGGCTCAGGGCTTGAGAGGAACCTTTCAAAGAGCGACTTTGCGGAAGGCTTTTTCTCCCTGTCGGCCTCATCAGGGATGGGGGGGGCGCTGCCCTTGCATTCCCTCTTGTATTTTATGGAACTGGCCTCACTCCTGTCCGCGCCAGGAGGAAAAGGCCAGCCCGCCTCGCCGGAAAGGAAAGCTTCTTCTTTCAGCGGTAATGGCTTGCTCCCCATGTCCTTTGATTTAAGGAGGTCCCTTCCCTTTGTAGCGTCCCTGGGGCTTAATTCGATATACTCGGGATCAGTCCTGAAGGCCTCGACCCCTTCAGCCGTAAGCGCGGCTCCGGCCTCTCCTCTTTCGGCGCAAATGTCTTCCGCAAAGACCTCGGAGACGAAAAAGAGCAGGACGGATAAAAAAAATACGGCTAATCTCAAACCCAAACCCCCGGGACACCGGCCCCTGTCATAGTTATTGTTTTCGTAAAAAATGCAGGTCTCCCGCTCCTTTGGGCAGGCTGGCACACTCGCGGCCTGGACCAAAAACGGGCGCATCCAGAGGACCTCTTTTTTAGAAGCTCGGGAACAGGTCTGGTTCCCTGGGCGCCCGAGTCATTAGGGAAGCCCTGAAGTGTGCCGGGGCACATTTGGGGGACAGAGCCTCTACTCTGACCTCTGCCGCTATCCGCTGTACAGGATGAGTTTCAGGGAGCTTCTGGCAAATAAGGAGCTGCCAGAAGCGGGACCAACCCTGAGCCGAAGGAATATCGGACAAAGGAGGGTTGAATCGCCGTGCTCAGGATGTGATTGCCTTGATGAAAGCGGGATGGAATCTTCTGAGGTGCGTGTTTGATGCGGTCCTCGGATGCTGGCTTATATATATCGGGGTTTCAGACTTTTGTCAACTCAGTGAGAAAACCTCGTTCATTACCATTAAAACTAAAGCTCGTATTGACGGACTAAACAATCCAGAAAGCCTTGAAGGTCCAGGATGGGAATAGACGGGCTTTAAACGGGGTTGTTTACCTGCCCCGCTGAAAGCCGGGCTCCTTGCCTGATATAATGTTAATTAGTACTCTTTTCGAATCTCCAGCCAAGCAGGACAAAACAAAAAGGAGGCGGCTATGGCAGGGTATCTGACCGATATCGAAAAGAAATCGCTTGAGAACGGGTATTTCCGCGAGGTCCTCTTTACGGGCCCGAACAGCCAGCTCGTTGTAATGGCGCTCGCGCCGGGCGAGGACATCGGCATGGAGACGCACGACGACGTGGACCAGTTCATAAGGGTCGAGGCCGGGACCGGAACTGCCGTGCTGGACGGCAAGAAGCACAAGATACAGGACGGCTCCGCGGTCGTCATCCCTGCGGGAACGGAGCACAATATAGTAAATGACTCCAGTGAACCGATGAAGCTCTATACGGTCTACTCGCCTCCCGAGCACCCGCATGGCACGGTCCACAAGAACAAGGCCGAGGCAGAGGCCTATGAGAGGGAGAAGCACAAGAAATAAGCTCAAAGAATAACTTCCAGCCGGCCCGTTTCTTCTGTATCATATCGGGATAAGACGATGTTTCTCCCGACTACGGAAAAAGAAGCCAGGGCGCTCGGCTGGGAGCGCCTGGACGTTATACTCGTGACCGGCGACAGCTACATCGACTCGCCCTTCATAGGGGTCGCTGTCATCGGGAAGGTGCTCGTGGACGCGGGCTACAGGGTCGGGGTCATCGGCCAGCCGGACCCCTCCGGCACGGATATCCTGCGCCTCGGCGAGCCGCTCCTTTTCTGGGGCGTGACCGGCGGCTGCATAGATTCGATGGTCGCGAACCGCACTGCCTCCGGCCGCCGCCGCATGAGCGACGACTACACCCCGGGGGGCTTCAATGACAGAAGGCCGGACCGGGCCGCGATCATCTATTCCAACCTCATAAGAAGGCATTTCAAGGGGACCCGCCCCATAGTCCTCGGCGGCATAGAGGCGAGCCTCAGACGCATCGCCCAATACGACTTCTGGACGGACTCTATAAGGCGATCCGTCCTCTTCGACGCAAAGGCCGACTACGTCCTCTACGGCATGGCGGAGCGTTCGGCGGTCGAACTCGCCGACCGCCTTAAAAAAGGGAAGGACCCTTCCGATATACGCGGGCTCTGCCATATCTCCAAAATAGCTCCCGAAGGCGCGATAGAGCTCCCTTCCTATGAGGAATGTGTCTCAAACAAGAACGCCTTCACCAGGGCCTTCCGTCTCTTCTACGCAAATAACGACCCGGCGACCGCCCTGCCGCTCGCACAAAGGCACGGAGACCGCTATCTCGTCCAGAATCCTCCGTCGGAATATCTGACCGGAGGGGAGCTTGACCGCGTATACGCCCTCGGGTACGAACGGGACCTTCATCCATTTCACAGGAAGGACGGCGAGGTAAAGGCCCTTGAGACGATACGCTTCTCCATCTCCACTCACAGGGGCTGCTACGGCGAGTGCGGCTTTTGCGCCATAGCCGTCCACGAGGGCAGGCGCGTAAGGAGCAGGAGCCGCGCCTCCATCATTGCTGAGGCGGAGGAGATGGCGAGGCACCCCCTTTTCAAGGGCAGGATACACGACGTGGGCGGGCCCTCGGCCAACATGTACGGTAGCGGCTGCTCGAGGATGGAAAAAGATGGCTGCTGCCCGAAAAAGAGCTGCATCTCACCGAAGGTCTGCCCGCTACTTAAACAGGGGCACGAAGAGCAGATTTCGCTCTTGAGGGCCCTCCGTTCAGTCAAGGGGGTAAAGAAGGTGGTAGTCGCCTCGGGCATCCGCCACGATATGGTGCTTGCGGACAGGAAAGACGGGGAGAGTTACCTTAAGGAGCTCGTCACACACCATGTCTCAGGCCAGATGAAGATAGCGCCGGAGCACACGGAAGACGGCGTGCTCCGCATGATGGGGAAGCCCGGCTGCGACAAGGGCGCGCTTCTAAGGTTCAAGGAGCTCTTTTACAGGTTTACAAGGGAGGCGGGGCTCAAGCAGTTCCTTTCATACTACCTGATGGCAGCCCACCCCGGCTGCTCTCGCGAGGACATGAAAAGACTCCGCGCATTCGCGGTAAAGGAGCTCGGAGGGATCCCTGAGCAGGTACAGGTCTTTACGCCCACCCCATCGACCTATTCGACCCTCATGTACTGGACCGGGCGCGACCCGTTCACCGGGGCCCCCTGCTACATCGAGAGGACCAGCAAAGGCAGGGAGGAGCAGAAGGCCATTCTCTTTGGCCAGGGCGCCGGAAAGGATGCCGCCAAAAAAGGGAACTCAGGCCCAAAAGGAAGCGGCCCCAAAAGTGGCCGCTGAAATCGGGCTTGGGGCGGCCTTTTCCCGTCCGCGCAAATGGAAAATGGCCTTGACAACCAGCCTTGTTAATATTATTTTGTTGGTTTAGGATTTCGGAAAATGGCCAGGTAGCTCAGTCGGTAGAGCAGGGGACTGAAAATCCCCGTGTCGGGGGTTCAATTCCCTCCCTGGCCACCATTAAAATCAAGGGGTTACGGAATTTTCCGTAGCCCCTTTTTATATACTCCGCTTACTGGTTGCTTACTGGTAGGCGGGCCTTACTACCGCAGCACCTTTTCAACCTGGAAAATTACGGCCTTCGCATTCCATTCCCCCCGCTCACGAGCTCCAGATATCCCTGCATCTTCCATGTCCCGCCTGATCAATGGCGTTTTCTGAACCCTCTGGAGCTCGACAAATGAATCGTTCAAACTCTCAAGCGGCGAGATTGCCGTATCCAGATTAGCCAGACTAACTCCTGTACTCTAAAGTCAGCATTTACGACTGCGGGGCAGTAAATAAATATATTGTGTTGGTCGCAATAATACGATATAAACCGGCAATTGCGAGTAGACCTCATTATGGGGTAAATTCAAATCAAATTCGCAAATTTATTAAGGCCAACTCCCCTAACCAAGCCACAAATGAACTGCAACCTGATGAAAAACAACAAAGGTTTTTGCAAACTACTGTCCTTATTCTGTTTAACCATATTCCTGCTTACAGGGTGCGGTGGCGGAGGGAATGATAGCAGTCAAGCCTCCGCAAAACTTGCCTCAAACGCCAAGGCTCTCGATCAAAACACCACAGAAAACCTTGCTTCAGTTTCTGAGGATGGCGCCTTGCTTATCTTCTCGGGAACTACCTCTCAGATAGAATCGCTGCAAATAGGAGATGTAATTATCTCCGGTATTGCAACGGAAACGCCCGGAGGCCTTCTTAGAAAGGTGGAAAGCATCTATACCGCGCCAGACGGCACGGTGCAGGTGACGACAAGCGAGGCAATGCTGACGGATGCGTTCGAAGAACTCCGTATAAAGGGAACAGTCACATCCGATGCCGGAGCCGCGGCTTTTACCAGGTCGGCATCTATAGACCTCATCCCGAAGATCACTTATAAAATCCCTGGCACCAATCTCGGAATTTCCGGCGATATTGATGCGACCATGTCTGGAGATTATACGTACAGCCCCATGTTGGATTACGATATAGATATTGGCCTGCGTAACCAGAAGCTCAAGTTTATTTTAAGAGGTCCCGCCACCCTGGATATGGATGTCGCCGTTAACGCGATGGCTGGAGTAAGCATTAATAATAATGTTCCACTCAGCGCATTGCCTATATACATTGGTGTTGTTTCAATTCCAATTCCAGTCCCTCCATTTGCGATAGTTATAACCTTTGAATTTATCCCTAGCGTCGGCATAGTTTTTTCTGGCGAAAATACTTTTGACAAGACTTACGGATTCAGGTCATCCGCAACCATTGAGGCTGGCCTTGATTATGAAAACGGCAACACCACACTGGTCTCTTCATTCGAAGATTATAATTATA
This genomic window contains:
- a CDS encoding cupin domain-containing protein, with the translated sequence MAGYLTDIEKKSLENGYFREVLFTGPNSQLVVMALAPGEDIGMETHDDVDQFIRVEAGTGTAVLDGKKHKIQDGSAVVIPAGTEHNIVNDSSEPMKLYTVYSPPEHPHGTVHKNKAEAEAYEREKHKK
- a CDS encoding acetyltransferase; the encoded protein is MKERLVLIGGGGHARVLMELISSSDAFEVEAVLDPNLAPGTLVLDVKVAGGDELIPGLFSCGIRNACVAVGSVKDNSRRASIFKMLKGAGFSLPRLIHPRAIISGSAAINEGAQVMAAATVQAGSEIGANTIVNTGAIVEHDCRIGSHVHLSPGSVVSGGCQISDGAFVGAGATIIQGVRVGERAVIAAGAVVIDEVPPGILVKGVPAT
- the neuC gene encoding UDP-N-acetylglucosamine 2-epimerase gives rise to the protein MRRKVAVVTGTRAEYGLLYWIIKGIHEDSSLELSLIATGMHLSPEFGLTVKEIEMDRFPIAEKVEMLLSSDTEHSIAASMGIGVMGFAKAYERLRPDMVVLLGDRFEVLSAAAAAVPFRIPIAHIHGGESTESLIDEQIRHAVTKLSHLHFTSTEAYRKRVVQMGEDPERVVCSGAPGLDSIRRIKLSGRDEVDRTLGIPKGRGIGVLTYHPVTLDEDPSGGLREVLKAVSDFKGGLFWVITLPNADTGGRTISGELERFAERNPETARCFHSLGRVAYLSLLKSASVMLGNSSSGIIEAPSFGLPVVNVGGRQGGRIRAANVIDAAPESTEILKALKEAFSPDFRETLAGLENPYGNGDASGKIIEAIKEARIEKILKKRFRELTA
- a CDS encoding SLBB domain-containing protein, whose amino-acid sequence is MRLAVFFLSVLLFFVSEVFAEDICAERGEAGAALTAEGVEAFRTDPEYIELSPRDATKGRDLLKSKDMGSKPLPLKEEAFLSGEAGWPFPPGADRSEASSIKYKRECKGSAPPIPDEADREKKPSAKSLFERFLSSPEPLEVSTSLDPFGYELFKANQAVLLQDAPVASDYVIGPGDEMNVLIWGRMSGQYALTVSREGTVHIPDIGPVQVGGLTFAEMKKALSGRIRGAIGTEASITMGKFRSIQVFVLGEVKKPGAYVVNGMSTLTGALMLSGGPSSIGSLRNIELKRGGKAIASMDLYDLLLKGDNSMDRRLQSGDVIFVPPVGPLVGVAGNVKRPAVYELDRVFDLAGVMEVAGGAIPTAFTQRVQVERLDGNKKRTVIDINAEDRGAAGNFKLQDGDLVKVFAITEKDANAVFVRGKVKRPGKYELKDGMRLGDIIKSEGDVDEEAHLDYGLIKRLRPPEMNQELVPFSLASVFSGKDDPLLEPRDTVFVFSRWFFSERPRVALEGDVRCSSDFVLEARDSKEKAVDRLEREGKRTAPEQKRNETPGQKHDDQEGLKKDLKREGTDYRAEERPGREIVKPELETLARDAKESRQKDQDRLEEARYEDKRTRCELEYRDNLTVRDLVLLTGGLTPEASSGGFEVYRTDPETRAIESMERNLSKAMASDEEHNLRLRPDDRVVIHSIRETLPNRFVSIKGEVGKPGRYEYASNWTVRDLIFASGGVLDSAYLKEAELASGVVEEGRYEIRHRKIDLARALAGDSANNLPLSPNDSIHVKRIPEWRSEMYISLKGEVAFPGRYIIRKGEPMSSVIRRAGGFSDNAYLKGAVFSRESVRKLQQKNIDDAIDRFEQKILSQSADSAMSALGADEARQIQSAKEQKIALLQKLRAAKASGRISIRLEDLGSFEGSVYDIALEDGDELLVPSRSDQVQVMGAVFNQTAFVHEPDATVSSYIRKSGGITADADRKAIYILKVDGTAMSGSGSWGLRWDSDRRSWFSGGLMSERLDPGDTIVVPEKVDKIAWLKETKDLTQILYQIAVTAGVLTVMF
- a CDS encoding LegC family aminotransferase; the protein is MATSTVSITSDAAPIRIALSEPEISGNEWKYVKECLDTGWVSSAGAFVTRFEKSVAAYTGAHEAVSTVNGTSALHVSMVALGVAPGDEVVVPAVTFVAPVNAVKYCGAEPVFMDCDPDTLCMNTAKLATFLKNECFRGKDGFTYNRTTKRRVKAVVPVHVFGHPARMDELVDACLGRDIEVIEDATESLGSEFMGKKTGTFGAAGCFSFNGNKVITTGGGGMVVTDDRALAVRLKHLTTQAKTDAFEYEHDEVGYNYRLTNMQAALGVAQLERLEEFVSNKRRNAESYRRLLMESAGLMWEKPWARSNFWHCTIRVGEKRRGPLIRRLTERGIQVRPLWKPVHLLPMYRGCQAYRIEHAEAAYRSCLNIPSGVALKSDEIEHVAAEINRALKGE
- a CDS encoding SDR family NAD(P)-dependent oxidoreductase, which gives rise to MKLSGKRVLVTGACGFIGSHLVERLLKEGSEVRAFVCYNSFNSWGWLDRITSEALKSVEVVTGDIRDPHGIRKAVEGSKAVFHLAALIGIPYSYRSPESYMDTNIKGTLNVLQAARDLSVERVVVTSTSEVYGTARYAPMDEEHPRQAQSPYAATKIAADSLAESFVKSFGQDVLIARPFNTYGPRQSARAIIPTIITQLLSGNRELKLGALHPTRDFVYVKDTVEGFVRIAKSEAKPGTDINIATGQEISVRALAETIAEITGRGAEILRDDHRVRASGSEVERLCGSVERLKKLTGWSPARPLKEGLRETVEWFSATENMDGYKHGIYNI
- the neuB gene encoding N-acetylneuraminate synthase; translated protein: MSIFIIGEAGVNHNGSLETALEMVDAAFEAGADAVKFQTFCAERVVTRRAEKADYQVKTTDEGPQLDMLRRYELDKKMHIRLIERCRERGIRFLSTPFDLESIDLLSGLGLDILKVPSGEITNLPYLKKVGGLGKEVLVSTGMSEMDEVREAIEALADAGTPRERITALHCNSEYPTPMEDANLRAMAALREALKIKVGYSDHTPGIEAALAAAALGAEVIEKHFTLDKGMEGPDHNASLEPGELKAMVSGIRKIEEALGDGIKRPSRSEAANRAFLRKSIVAARAIRKGEMLSKDNLTVKRPGSGISPMLWDRVVGAAAVRDFAPDELIEAEV